One genomic window of Lepeophtheirus salmonis chromosome 5, UVic_Lsal_1.4, whole genome shotgun sequence includes the following:
- the LOC121118126 gene encoding calcium-activated chloride channel regulator 1, which translates to MNRNILSLSVLLCALITLGKSEDLITLRLDKKVPHAHCPFIIKNLKKLLVSSSKTLFDLTSTQFNNVHIIVPSNWVGSDCLKDQGVSIENVNHSSEDILVTNLDTLFGDNIITSQYGQCGTPGRLVQLPYASLNKSMESQSKKFVKEWIKYKYGVFEESGLPDDKLYPLYSVEGEVRIRNEGCPPNEEEIICPLGNYNRDLTTKQNILCNGRSIREVLSSSISIDPNNTITYSPPSFTFISPQKDLLTLILDRSSRSHWDLLQKALFQFIARLPIGAYLSVITYGSQDASMNLPPTLITSANRAGLHGRIPRRALEDGDENVPSCLSCGIDMALKMSESNSLTPIWILATGGSTNTILQRVERMDDIQASNISIYAISTASDESYLQDLTPNHFIVQPNLPELSGALNTVLTLATKKSLIHFHKEMVILNSSIDANDKTLVGNFVVEEKLRKNLWIQVIAQDERDIEYFEVLSPTGKKYSFPSFEHGLAYFHLEDLNEAGIWGYSLKLYYYEGNVNETSSYPVYVEVLGEANGDDAVVLESWVSTDYSLEVPRVYLYAKVTLGDVIPVLNADVQAIVYPPNSDEAVIVNLRDTGSGYPDITHGDGIYSAYFTGFGSVSGYYRMSIQATHNGGKALTPKISITEPEFVMMNSETPCCGSSTPVAFTVPTTPFNRMSLPPSFYVEQPSNFYARQGSSDDFFPPSRITDFALDKYDDSESLFVHLKWTAPGGDYDNGQAFRYEIRCYTNKEALRDENFSEMSIPVHATLIPTPEEYGTPQTSTVGVPWVNEIFYYAIVAYDESGNRGRISNTISVFIKEELITTTPLLSNELEPDQEEVAFYSGEQVAHDNLTIYLIATGISIILVLLIIGSALGILKYYRTISRAKDMEDGSNTTTSSLSGTLKKIMALPDVTPEKGHLWTTSTTSHSITPTSLSDYDSSCKVSEYKQGLQTATSQKNPGIHRVDETVSTPKVNSEYYESSDAASENNNLLLSQPRISVLEDYSIYRDLSNLSSKSHFSLGLPSDINTNPGDVFITVPPSLFSEGGVRKPRHESLV; encoded by the exons atgaataggAATATTCTTTCGTTGTCTGTGTTGCTCTGTGCCCTAATCACTCTTGGAAAGTCGGAAGATCTCATTACTCTACGCCTTGACAAAAAAGTTCCTCATGCTCATTGTCCATTTATTATCAAGAATCTAAAA aaactactCGTTTCATCCTCAAAAACACTCTTTGACCTAACATCAACCCAGTTTAATAATGTTCACATCATTGTTCCATCTAATTGGGTGGGCTCTGACTGCCTCAAAGATCAAGGTGTCTCGATTGAAAATGTCAATCATTCATCCGAGGATATTCTAGTTACAAATCTGGATACTCTTTTTGgtgataatattattacttcACAATATGGTCAATGTGGAACTCCTGGACGTCTCGTTCAACTCCCTTATGCCTCTCTTAATAAATCCATGGAATCTCAATCTAAAAAGTTTGTTAAGGAATGGATCAAGTACAAATATGGAGTGTTTGAAGAGTCTGGACTCCCTGATGATAAACTCTATCCCCTTTATTCAGTAGAGGGAGAAGTGAGAATACGAAATGAGGGATGTCCACCAAACGAGGAAGAG aTTATTTGTCCTCTTGGAAATTACAATCGGGATCTAACAACCAAACAAAATATCCTTTGTAATGGTCGATCCATTCGTGAAGTCCTCTCCTCCTCTATTAGTATCGATCCCAACAACACCATTACCTACTCGCCTCCCAGTTTCACATTTATCTCTCCTCAAAAAGACCTTCTTACTCTGATACTTGATCGATCTTCACGATCTCATTGGGATCTTCTTCAAAAAGCCTTGTTTCAATTTATTGCTCGACTTCCCATTGGAGCTTATTTGAGTGTGATTACTTATGGATCTCAAGATGCCTCCATGAATCTTCCTCCTACTTTGATTACATCAGCCAATAGAGCTGGTCTTCACGGAAGAATTCCAAGAAGGGCGCTAGAAGATGGTGATGAAAATGTTCCTTCTTGCCTCTCCTGTGGCATTGATATGGCACTTAAAATGAGTGAGTCAAATTCTCTCACGCCGATTTGGATTCTTGCGACAGGAGGCTCAACAAACACAATTCTTCAAAGAGTTGAGAGAATGGATGATATCCAAGCGTCTAACATTTCTATCTATGCTATTTCAACTGCCTCTGATGAATCCTATCTACAAGATTTAACTCCTAATCACTTCATCGTTCAGCCTAATCTCCCAGAATTATCTGGTGCTTTAAATACTGTTTTAACGCTGGCCACTAAGAAAAGtctaattcattttcataaggAGATGGTGATTCTTAATAGCTCGATCGATGCGAATGACAAGACTCTCGTTGGGAATTTTGTTGTTGaggaaaaattaagaaaaaatctttGGATACAAGTAATTGCTCAGGACGAGAGAGATATTGAGTATTTTGAGGTTTTGAGCCCCACgggtaaaaaatattctttcccTTCTTTTGAACATGGACTCGCTTACTTTCATTTAGAGGATCTCAACGAAGCCGGAATTTGGGGATATAGTcttaaattatactattatgAAGGCAATGTGAATGAGACCAGCAGTTACCCTGTTTATGTTGAAGTTTTGGGTGAGGCAAATGGAGATGATGCCGTTGTTTTGGAGTCATGGGTTTCAACGGATTATTCCCTAGAAGTACCAAGGGTTTACTTATACGCAAAAGTTACTCTAGGAGATGTAATTCCAGTATTGAATGCTGATGTACAAGCCATAGTTTATCCTCCTAACTCTGATGAAGCAGTTATTGTTAATCTGAGGGATACGGGAAGTGGATACCCTGACATTACTCATGGTGATGGAATATATTCAGCCTATTTTACTGGCTTTGGATCAGTTAGTGGATACTACCGAATGTCCATCCAAGCCACTCATAACGGAGGAAAAGCACTCACTCCCAAAATTAGTATCACTGAGCCAGAATTTGTTATGATGAACTCCGAGACCCCCTGTTGTGGAAGCTCAACCCCCGTTGCTTTCACTGTTCCAACAACTCCATTCAATAGAATGAGTCTTCCTCCATCTTTTTATGTGGAACAACCCTCAAATTTTTATGCAAGACAAGGAAGCTCCGATGACTTTTTTCCACCCTCTCGCATAACTGATTTTGCCTTGGACAAGTACGATGACTCCGAATCGCTTTTTGTGCATTTGAAATGGACTGCACCCGGTGGAGATTATGACAATGGACAGGCATTTCGTTATGAGATTCGTTGTTACACAAATAAAGAAGCCCTTCGTGATGAAAATTTCAGTGAAATGAGCATTCCTGTTCATGCCACTCTTATCCCAACTCCTGAGGAGTATGGAACACCACAAACCTCCACTGTCGGAGTTCCATGggtcaatgaaattttttattacgcCATCGTTGCATATGACGAATCCGGAAACAGAGGTCGCATTTCAAATACCATCTCAGTTTTTATCAAAGAGGAGCTCATAACAACCACTCCCTTGCTTTCAAATGAGCTTGAACCTGATCAAGAAGAAGTTGCCTTTTATTCAGGGGAACAAGTAGCTCATGATAATTTGACCATTTATTTAATTGCCACTGGGATCTCCATCATTCTTGTTCTTCTAATCATTGGCTCTGCCTtaggaattttgaaatattaccgTACTATATCACGTGCCAAAGATATGGAAGACGGATCAAATACAACAACTTCTTCTTTAAGCGGaaccctcaaaaaaataatggctCTCCCAGATGTCACACCAGAGAAGGGCCATCTATGGACAACCTCTACAACATCCCACTCCATCACACCTACAAGTCTCAGTGACTACGATTCCTCATGCAAAGTATCCGAATATAAACAAGGACTTCAAACAGCTACCTCACAAAAGAACCCCGGGATTCATCGAGTGGATGAAACTGTATCCACCCCCAAAGTCAATTCCGAGTATTATGAATCTTCGGATGCAGCCTCAGAGaacaataatttacttttatctcAACCTCGTATCTCTGTTCTAGAGGATTATAGTATTTATAGAGACTTGAGCAATCTTAGTTCGAAATCACACTTTAGTCTTGGTCTTCCCTCagatataaatacaaatcctgGGGATGTTTTTATTACTGTTCCCCCATCTCTCTTTTCAGAGGGAGGAGTACGAAAACCCCGACATGAATCTCTTGTTTAA